The DNA sequence TCTGGTTGTAGTGGTCCAAGACCTCAATGAGGTTCTAATAGTCAACATGTAGTTTAGTTTGTTAAGTTTCAGCGGTaaacaagagagacagagataccTGAGAAGGTTGAAGGAGTGGAGGGTTAAGTCGTCTTTCGTCTGTCATTACAAGGTTCTACTGGTTATTGTGATGGTTGACATGTATTCTTTATAAGGTTCTGGTGGTTATAAGGAGGTTGTTCTGGACCTTTACCAGGTTCCACTGACACTTTAGGGGATATTCAGGTTCTCAAGGTGGTTACACACCTCTGGGAGAAGGTTGCTGCAGTAGAACTTCTGAGAACTGCAGCTTGAGTTCATTTATATCTTCCTTCTCCTTTAATTTGTCTCCATCTGTAACTGATGTTAAATTCAAAACTAAAGTGTTTCCACAAACACCGGTTGACAGTAATCTAATTACGACCTGAGCCTCCTGAGCTATTTGTGTCTCTAAGACGAGGCAGAGATCAGTAATCCTCCACACGGACGAGACGGGAAACAATGGAGATGGAGGCGAGCAGCACAGATGACGGGGGGGATGGTTTCCTCCGTCATTTCCCTGTCAAAGCAGAAACATTTGTTTATCAAATCTCagctcacacagagagaactCAGGTGAGAACTCACCTTGAACTCGTCTGATCACAAACAGAAAACGTTTCAGTCACTAACGCTGCAGACGAAGTTTTTAGACTTTTTCACTTGAGTAAAAAcgaaaagtaaaaagtaaaagattaCAGTccagttctttttctttttaatcgcacttttactttcttattgtttttattatgtccGTCTACGATTCATTCTTAGGCCTTAATAGTCAAACCactgataaatataaatataaatataaattagtCTCAAATCACCTCATCAGCaaatttttaaaagcaaactgaAGATCGACTCTAATacttattctgttttatttatctttttatttacacatttgactcttttatatctttttctaCCTCTTggattgtttttctcttaatATCCAGCTGTTTATTTCTcgtttcatcattttattttatttcatttcagtttttcttctggattttaaatgttattttattgtttatttacaacttcatcatttattattttgtgtgtttgtatgaaaactGCTGTTAAGTTCAAGTCACCTGGATTAATTGATTGAtgggttgattgattgatggattgattgattgatgggtTGATTCTTGCTCAGACACTGGCTGACCGACTCCTACATCCTGTTTGCGACGCCTTACTTTGCCTACGACGTCTACGCCATGTTCCTGTGTCACCGGCACAAgctgcaggtcaaaggtcacgagCAGGAGCAGGTGTCGGGGGCTGTGGTGGTGGGTTTCCTGCGCACAGAGCTTCTCATGGTGCTGCATCACGTCTTCGTGGTGACCTTCTGCTTCCCTGCCTCACTGGTAACTATGGCGACAGTAACCTTTGCTCTAGCGCCACCTTTAGGGCCGTCTGTTCACTGTCAGCTGTCAGACTCGCTCCGTCATCTGAATCtactttgttgtgtgtgtgtgtgtgtgtgtgtgtgtgtgtgtgtgtgtgtgtgtgtgtgtgtgtgtgtgtgtgtgtgttagctgtgGAGACAAGGGAAAGGTGATTACttccagggtgttttgtttctgGCTGAACTCAGCACACCATCCGTCTGTCTGGGGAAAGTCCTGatccaggtacacacacacacacacacacacacacacacacacacagtttgatatgaactaatgtctgtgttgttgtaacTTCCTGTCGTCAGTACAAGAAACAACAAACTCTTCTGCACAAAGTCAACGGAGTCTTGATGCTCTTCACCTTCTTCAGCTGCCGGGTTTTACTCTTCCCCTACTTGTACTACACCTACAGCAGgtaactgtctgtgtgtctgtctctgtctgtctgtctgtctgtctgtctgtgtgtctgtctgtctgtctgtgtgtctgtctgtgtctgtctgtctgtctgtctgtgtgtgtgtctgtctctgtctgtctctgtctgtgtgtctctgtctgtctgtctgtctgtctgtctgtctgtctgtgtgtgtgtgtctctgtctgtctctgtctgtctgtctgtctgtctgtgtgtgtctctgtgtgtgtgtctgtctgtctgtctgtctgtgtgtctgtctgtctgtctgtctgtctgtctgtctgtctgtgtgtgtgtgtgtctgtctgtctgtctgtgtgtgtctgtgtctctgtgtctctgtctgtctctgtctgtctgtctgtctgtgtgtctctgtctggctgtctgtctgtctgtctctgtgtctctgtctgtctgtctgtctgtctgtctgtgtgtctctgtctgtctgtctgtctgtgtgtctgtctgtctgtctgtctgtctgtctgtctgtctgtgtgtctctgtctgtctgtctgtctgtctgtctgtctgtctgtctgtctgtgtgtgtgtctgtctgtctgtctgtgtgtctctgtctgtctgtctgtctgtctgtgtgtctctgtctgtctgtctgtctctgtctgtctgtctctgtgtctctgtctgtctgtctgtctgtctgtctgtctgtctgtgtgtgtctgtctgtctgtctgtctgtctgtctgtctgtgtgtgtgtctgtctgtctgtctgtgtgtctctgtctgtctgtctgtctctgtctgtctgtctctgtctgtctgtctgtctgtctgtctgtgtgtctctgtctgtctgtctgtctgtgtgtgtgtctgtctgtctctgtctgtgtgtctctgtctgtctgtctctgtctgtctgtctgtctgtctgtctgtctgtgtgtgtgtctgtctgtctgtctgtctgtctgtgtgtgtgtctgtctgtctgtctgtctgtctctgtctgtgtgtctctgtctgtctgtctgtctgtctctgtctctgtctctgtctgtctgtctgtctgtctgtctctgtctctgtctgtctgtctgtctgtgtgtctctgtctgtgtgtctctgtctgtgtgtctctgtctgtctgtctgtctgtctgtctgtctgtgtgtctctgtctgtgtgtctctgtctgtctgtctgtctgtctgtctgtctgtctgtctgtctgtctgtctgtctgtctctgtctgtgtgtctctgtctgtctgtctgtctgtgtgtctctgtctgtgtgtctctgtctgtctgtctgtctgtctgtctgtgtgtctctgtctgtctgtctgtctgtctgtctgtgtgtctctgtctgtctgtctgtctgtgtgtctctgtctgtgtgtctctgtctgtctgtctgtctgtctgtctgtgtgtctctgtctgtctgtctgtctgtctgtctctgtctgtgtgtctctgtctgtctgtctgtctgtgtgtctctgtctgtgtgtctctgtctgtctgtctgtctgtctgtctgtgtgtctctgtctgtctgtctgtctgtctgtctctgtctgtctgtctctgtctctgtctctgtctgtgtgtgtctctgtctgtctgtctgtctgtctgtctgtctctgtctgtctgtctctgtctctgtctgtctgtctgtctgtctctgtctgtctgtctgtctgtgtgtctctgtctgtctgtctgtctgtctgtgtgtgtctgtctgtctgtctgtctgtctgtctgtctgtctgtgtgtgtgtctgtctgtctgtctgtctgtctgtctgtctgtctgtctctgtctctgtctctgtctgtctgtctgtctgtctgtctgtctgtctgtctctgtctgtgtgtctctgtctgtctgtctgtctgtctgtctctgtctgtctgtctgtctgtctgtctgtctgtctgtctgtctgtctgtgtgtctctgtctgtgtgtctctgtctgtctgtctgtctgtctgtctgtgtgtctctgtctgtctgtctgtctgtctgtctgtgtgtctctgtctgtctgtctgtctgtgtgtctctgtctgtgtgtctctgtctgtctgtctgtctgtctgtctgtgtgtctctgtctgtctgtctgtctgtctgtctctgtctgtgtgtctctgtctgtctgtctgtctgtgtgtctctgtctgtgtgtctctgtctgtctgtctgtctgtctgtctgtgtgtctctgtctgtctgtctgtctgtctgtctctgtctgtctgtctctgtctctgtctctgtctgtgtgtgtctctgtctgtctgtctgtctgtctgtctgtctctgtctgtctgtctctgtctctgtctgtctgtctgtctgtctctgtctgtctgtctgtctgtgtgtctctgtctgtctgtctgtctgtctgtgtgtgtctgtctgtctgtctgtctgtctgtctgtctgtctgtgtgtgtgtctgtctgtctgtctgtctgtctgtctgtctgtctgtctgtctgtctctgtctctgtctctgtctgtctgtctgtctgtgtgtcctttGATgttaatctctttatttcagaatcACTGATGTTAAATAAACGTCTGGTTTCtcttgtttgaataaatgaagtaaagaattgaactgttgtttttattctttgcaCCAAAGAGAAACCgaattttttcttttaatcgtacctcaaaataaaaataaataataagaagtTAAATTTATATAATTTGTGCATGTGGTTTTGAATGTGAAGGTGTGAGTTTGGTGTGGTTTATTTTCCAGGTACGTTTCCATCCCTGTGTACTCGGTGCCCCTCGTGGCCCCGTGGCAGTGTAACCTGGGAGCCGCTCTGCTGTGGCCCCTGCAGCTCTACTGGTTTGCCCTGATCTGCAGAGGGGCCCTCCGCCTGTTCACCTCGCGCTCAAACACTCCACCCAACACTTTTATACTCGCAGGAGGCGGAGACAGAAACTGTGCTGCAGCGACATGAAGCCAAATAAATCCAACCAGCTTGAACCAGACTGACGGAgttcagaggaaacagagaaacactgagtgtCAATCAGTGAGTTagacaggaagcagaaagaggagaggtcaaaggtcaccggGCGAGAGAGGCCGAGCGACGCCGACGGAGACACGTCCACCTGTAGAGCTAcgactggaaataaagatggacgacatgatggctcctaaaagtgaagccaaaacaaatGGATTGaaccccatctcctccatgttagcagatgggacatggaaccAAAAAAACAGTCAAAGTAGCTgtttcagctcgttcttatctcacttgtttgttcaagtgtttctgatcactttggttttaatcagttatttgatgatataaaaaacaggctgagacgtgatgattgacagctgagactgactcctgattggttgggCAGGTGAAGGGGTGCCTCCTGCCTGGAGTGAGGTTTACTGTaatgtttatattcatttaaCCACCAGACCACATAGTCGCCCCATTAACATTCATGTCAAtagtatttatattattattgtctcaaaaaaataaacctcaataaatactttatatataatgtgttttaccCATGTGTATATTTCAGTCTCcaccacttttattttgaaagttttcaCCAGAAATGTGGGAATAAGTCTCCtctgactttattttgaaacatgtgTGTTGGTATTTAGGTTTGTGATTTTACTGCCCTCCTATGGTCGTGATGATGAACTGCAACTACTGTTGAACTGGCTGTAATCATAAATTATACTGTACTActataaattataaatcataCTGAATTAAGATATTTGTGGGGAAGAAATGGAAACATGTACAGAACGTTaaaggaaatatataaaaatgtatttatttatattaaatatccACTCTCCGTTGAAAAGGTATGACCCgtagaacagaacagaacgtTAGAATTTGTATCAGTGAACGTTCACTCATATAAACGttgcacatttttcaaattctatttcaaaatgaatgaataatggaaacaaaatcaggagaatgaaacaaaaacacagcaataaAATATGATTGTATTTTACCTTTGATATTTCAATGTGCAGTTAGACATTGTTATACATCAAGTATAATATTTGGTAACAGATCAACTTTaggtgaatgtttttttaatttactctcacaactttatttattaatttatttgtctttatttaatcattaaaaaatgatttaatttaattttatataaGATTTGTTCCTTTCtattatgtttttctgtgtatttctcttaatgtgtgtgtgattccacGTTTATCTCTGTTTGCACAGTTTGAAATAGAGaaagaattaaaatgtatatgatATAGTCAAACatatgttatattttcatacacataatgcattaaatgtatgttttttattttgttacgGAAGCCGTGAAGAGCAAACTGCACTCGCCTTCGTCGCAGCTCTCGCGAGACTTGGAGGTTGTGCGGGAGCGGGTCCTTCTCTccacagacagtttctaacgCAGCGCAACGCAACgttcagcaacaacaacaagctgcGGGAAAACCAGGGCGGACCGTGCGGGAGCTTCACGCACGGACTCAGACGAGCACGCGGACTCTGATGTTCAGGTACGCGCAGCACGCGCTGCCGCAGCAATGTTGATAGCTAGCTAGCTGGATTATTAATAGCGAGCTAAGTGGCTAACGGTTAGCTTAGCTGAGAATCTTTAGCGCTAGCTGCTGTCGGAGGATTCAATGTGTGGAGATCTGCGCCCGAGCTGCCTCCGCGTCTGAGCCGCACTCAGGCCACCGACACGGGGGAACAGACACGGCGACGACCCGCAGCTCCGGACTGCACGGCAggtagctaatgttagctgcTAACGTTACACGTCTTTAAAGAGGCTGAATGAGCAGGACGCAGCTACTTCATGTTAGCAAGCTAACGACTCCCTGCTCCTCAGCAGTGATTCAAGAAGTTTCACCTGTGAGACCTTCaggtgcagggaggaggaggaggaggaggaggagaagttcctcctcctcctcctcctcctcatactGCGTTCAGTCCTGCTGCAGCTACTATCAGGGTACAAATACACGACTCTACTGCACTAGCTGGGAAGAATACTAGCTTTACAGCTGTTAGACAGCATGTTGACCATCAGTACGATAGAAGTACACGTACTGAGTACTACTGTAATAACTGCGatataaacacattcatttcagcTCAGCTACATCTGGAGCGTGTTGTGCACAAATCTGtccacacaacacaatcaacacatccaacacaacacaatcaacacaacacatccaacacaacacaatcaacacatccaacacaacacatccaacacaacacaatcaacacatccaacacaacacaatcaacacatccaacacaacacaatcaacacatccaacacaacacaatcaacacatccaacacaacacatccaacacaacacaatcaacacatccaacacaacacatccaacacaacacaatcaacacatccaacacaacacaatcaacacaacacatccaacacatccaacacaacacaatcaacacaacacaatcaacacatccaacacaacaaaatcaacacatccaacacaacacaatcaacacaacacatccaacacaacaaaatcaacacaatcaacacaacacatccaacacaacacatccaacacatccaacacaacacaatcaacacaacgcatccaacacaacacaatcaacacatccaacacaacacaatcaacacaacacatccaacacaacaaaatcaacacatccaacacaacacaatcaacacaacacaatcaacacatccaacacaacaaaatcaacacaacacatccaacacaacaaaatcaacacatccaacacaacacaatcaacacatccaacacaaacaacacatccaacacaacacaatcaacacaacaaaatcaacacatccaacacaacacaatcaacacatccaacacaatcaacacaacacaatcaacacaacacaacaaaatcaacacatccaacacaacacaatcaacacatccaacacaacacaatcaacacatacaacacatccaacacaacacaatcaacacaccaaaatcaacacatccaacacaacacatacaacacatccaacacaacacaatcaacacaacaaaatcaacacaataaaatcaacacaatcaacacatccaacacaacacatccaacacaacaaaatcaacacatccaacacaacacaatcaacacaacacatccaacacaacacaatcaacacaacaaaatcaacacatccaacacaacacaacacaatcaacacaacacatccaacacaatcaacacaacaaaatcaacacatccaacacatccaacacaacacaatcaacacaacacatccaacacaacacaatcaacacaattaacacaacacaaacaatataacACAATCAACACCACACATTCAACACAATTAACAcaccaaacacaacacaatcaacacaacaaaatcaacacatccaacacaatcatcacaacacaatcaacacatccaacacaacacaatcaacacaattaacacaacacaatcaacacaacacaaacaatataacACAATCAACACCACacattcaacacaacacaattaacacaccaaacacaacacaatcaacacaacacaaacaatataacACAATCAACACcacacaatcaacacaacaaaatcaactcaacacaatcaacacatccaacataacacaatcaacacacacaacacagtcaacacaacacactgttgAAGCTTGTATATTAATAGTGGTCAAAAGGCAGAACGGCTCTTTTCAGAATAATGTATATTAAATCCTATAAGTTAAAGTTTACGTCACTAACTCTGGAAATCGTTTTAACCAAATATTCATTCTATGACGTACGATTCTTTTCCATCAGACTTAAAAACGTTCAGATATTAAAAGTAGAGCCCAACTGATTTAATGTTGGATGATAGTATCACAGACAAAtcagtttattttacagtataaaTGAAGCAtagatgtgtatttatattttccataaaaacaaatatatatatatatatatttcatgtattgtgttttcttttttatttatcataaattCAATGGTTGAtcagtaaaatgtcaaacttcagTTACATGTCAgggtttgataaaaacatctAAAGAGTCAGtaacaaatattatatatcagtATCGTATcagtattttacagtatttattttacagtattttactCCCAAGTATCGGTTTTGTCATCGTCCCCAAATCAGTCATTCTGTATTAAAAACCTATTGAAACAAGTTATTTAAAGTGTAAAACTATCTTCATGCAACACAACTGATCATATGAGTTGTTTTGTAAAATCTTTTTATCTGCTGAACAGATGGATAAAGTCCGTCTGAATTAAGCAAGTGTTCCGTCCACAATCTTGATGCTGGTTATTTAACTGTACcaagatttaataaaatatattagtaAATGAGTGGAGGTCCCGTGCTTTGAAATACACGGTCTGTAAACTCTGTCTGTAAACTCTGTCTGTAAACTCTGTCTGTAGGACAtcaagtcttttttttgtgtgcctAGTCTGATTGGCTGGGTCTCAACACGTTGATCACTTAATGTTCTTTAATGTTTTGTGCACATTCCCAGTTGACTGATAGTTGTGCGACTgatctgaagtgtgtgtttaaacctGTAAACTCCACAGACGATGAGgttaacgtgtgtgtttgtttacaggatGAAGCCGAGCTTCTCTGGATCTCATCTGACAGACGTTGACGAAGGGGCCGATCTTCTGAATCCTGCTCAGCTCGTCCTCTCTCCGCTTCCATTTCCGGGCCGAAActcatatttttttgttgaaacacTAAAATATTGAATTGCACAAAATAATGTAGCAGAAGTCTGTGGAGTTGTTTGACCTCATGGTTCATGGGTCTGGAACGTCGTCTTTTTAACGTTTCACATGAAGTTCAGACTTCTCTTCACATTAATCTGTAAATTATCAGACCGATGTGACTCCGTCAGTTTCCTGTGCATCACTTCCGGTCTCTGTTGAATGTTTAACGTTAACTGAagacaccccccctccccccccccctgtccgtAGGATGAACGGCTCTCTTTTAACCCCGCCCAGCCCGCGGGCGGCAAACTCCTCTCCGTTacctccctcaccctccccatctccatctcctccatctccctctaTGCTGCCCCTGTCCCCGCGGCCACCCCCCCTCCCGCCTCTCGTGAGCCCTCCACCCCAGgcccacccctcctccctctcagacacccccactccctccccctCGCCTTGCCTGAGCTGGACCGAATTCTGTGAGCTTCATGCACGCGTTGCAGCCGGTGACTTTGCACGTCACTTTCGGGCTTTTCTCCAGGAGAATCCCCACTACTCCCCCGACTCAGCCGCCGCCTTCTGCCGGCGCTTTACCGACCGCTTTGTTCGTCACTTCCAGAGCGAACTGGAGGGGGCGCTCCTGCCCAGTTGTGCTTCTGGGAGGGACGAAATGATGAGCTGGGCACCCCAGTCCGATGCGACCTCGCTGGAAGAGGAGGCGGTCTCGCCCCTCTCAGCAACGGGGGGCGTGGTCCTCCCGTGCCCCCCAACCAGCATGATGCGGGCTTTGTCCAAGCCTGCGCCCACACGGCTGGTGTTGGAGAACCGCACCGGGGACCGGTTTCAAGATTCCTATGTCCACGGCCAAGTCCTCCCGCCATCGTCTTCTTCGTCGTGCTGCTCATCAGTGGGAGGGAACAACGGCAGGCGTGAAGAGAGGGGGGCCATGATCGCCCCTGGGAATGGGGAAGCACCcgttgaggaagaggaggacagctGGCTTGGAGTGTCGTCTGTTGGAGAGGACGTTGATCCAGAAGAGCGGGAAGCAGAGTCTACAGAGGTGGATAATGCTGACTCCTCCCACACTTCTCAGATTCCACCTTCCCCTTCCTCCGTCACTCCTCCGCCTGACTCCAAAGGTAACGGCACGCCCAACTCCtccaaaaacaaactgaaaaagcGTTTTTCCCTGCGGAGTGTGGGTCGCAGTGTTCGGGGGAGCGTCCGCGGCATCCTGCACTGGAGAAGCTCCTCCAGCGACTCGGCCCAGAGCCAGCT is a window from the Hippoglossus hippoglossus isolate fHipHip1 chromosome 8, fHipHip1.pri, whole genome shotgun sequence genome containing:
- the LOC117766002 gene encoding ceramide synthase-like; the protein is MWALVLVSAGAVFFPGLFLLSKLTLRHMMGWSEGDAAVVSTRLVSSIQAVMASSAGAVIISSCRDVMEDRHWLTDSYILFATPYFAYDVYAMFLCHRHKLQVKGHEQEQVSGAVVVGFLRTELLMVLHHVFVVTFCFPASLLWRQGKGDYFQGVLFLAELSTPSVCLGKVLIQYKKQQTLLHKVNGVLMLFTFFSCRVLLFPYLYYTYSRYVSIPVYSVPLVAPWQCNLGAALLWPLQLYWFALICRGALRLFTSRSNTPPNTFILAGGGDRNCAAAT